The Horticoccus luteus DNA window CGGAATAACGGCCCTAGCGACAAGGGCCGGATGGCCCTGCCGGGAGAGGCGGCCGGCGCGATCGGGATCGAGGCGCGGCCGGATAAAACCCTTGACTCACCGGCGCGCGTTTGAGTCTTTGACCGGCTAACTTTAATTTTTCGACCATGGCCAACACGAAATCTGCCATCAAAGCCGCCCGTAAGACGGTCCGCCTCACCACTCGCAACCAAGCTGCCCAAACGCGCTTGAAGACGATGCACAAGAAGTTCACGCAGGCGGTCGCGGCCAACGACGCGGCGGCGGCGAAGACGGCGGGAGCGGCTTACGCGTCGGCGATCGACCGCGCGGCCAAGAAGGGGATCGTGCACAAGAACGCGGCCAATCACGTGAAGAGCCACGTTTCGAAATACGTTTTGGCGAAAGCCTGAGGATCCTGAATTTTTTCGCCCCGGCGCACTCTCGAGTGGCCGGGGCTTTTTCATGTCCGCCCGCGGCGATTGCGCCGGGCGGCCGACGAGGGCGCGAGTGGTTTCCGAGCACGCTGCGAACCAATATCATCCAACGCATACGCGGGGTTCGGCGGTGGGGCGCTTGTGGCATTGACCTTCTCTTAACTCTTCTCACGGTCCGGCGTTCTCTGGCGCCCACTCCTTGGGCACCGACCTTGAGCTATGAATACCTCTAAATTGTTTTGTTGTTGGTTTAGCGCGCTGGCTGCCTTGGCCGGCGCATCGCTTGGTTTCGCGGGCGGCGGTCCTTATATGATCCAAAAGGTCCAGACGTTTACCCAGACCAGCGGTGCCGGCGCCGTGGCGGATTTGGGCCAACCCTACTCTTTTCGCGCCAATTCCCTCGTTGAGTCCAACCTGCATCTACCGGACGGCAGCACGCAAACCTTGGTGCTTCAGGATGAAGGAGGCGGTGAAGTGTCTTACGGGCTGCATTTAGACTTCGCGAACCAAGCCGCGCTCGATGCCGCCTATCCGAATGGCATCTATACGATCACGGGCACGGGAATCCCGACGCTCAGCTTCAATTTGACCGGCAATCTCTATCCGACGGCGACGCCGCAGATCACCAACGGCACGTGGAGCAACGGAGGC harbors:
- the rpsT gene encoding 30S ribosomal protein S20 gives rise to the protein MANTKSAIKAARKTVRLTTRNQAAQTRLKTMHKKFTQAVAANDAAAAKTAGAAYASAIDRAAKKGIVHKNAANHVKSHVSKYVLAKA